From the Thiohalobacter sp. genome, one window contains:
- a CDS encoding HAD family hydrolase: MTELKALLFDVDGTLAETEEVHREAFNEAFRRAGLDWHWDQNRYRELLAVTGGKERIRHFIAESAPAMPQVEDLDAFIAGLHAAKTEVYTERAGSGRMPLRPGVERLLREARDAGLRLAIATTTTLENVTSLLDATLGPEARDWFELIAAGGVVPAKKPAPDIYHYTLEHMQLDPAACLALEDSENGLQAALAAGIPTLVTESFYTEGQDFTGAAALLDQLGEPGQSFRVLAGEVPEGEMVTVPWLRALHARVTGA; this comes from the coding sequence ATGACCGAGCTCAAGGCGCTGCTATTCGACGTCGACGGCACGCTGGCCGAAACCGAGGAAGTCCACCGCGAGGCCTTCAACGAGGCCTTCCGCCGTGCCGGCCTGGACTGGCACTGGGACCAGAATCGCTATCGCGAGCTGCTGGCCGTGACCGGCGGCAAGGAGCGCATTCGCCATTTCATCGCCGAAAGTGCGCCGGCGATGCCGCAGGTCGAGGACCTGGACGCCTTCATCGCCGGGTTGCATGCGGCGAAGACCGAGGTCTACACCGAGCGCGCCGGCAGCGGCCGGATGCCGCTGCGCCCGGGCGTGGAACGGCTGCTGCGCGAGGCCCGCGATGCCGGGCTGAGGCTCGCCATCGCGACCACCACCACGCTGGAGAATGTCACCTCGCTGCTGGATGCCACCCTCGGGCCGGAGGCGCGGGACTGGTTCGAGCTGATCGCGGCCGGCGGCGTGGTGCCGGCCAAGAAGCCCGCGCCCGACATCTATCACTACACCCTGGAGCACATGCAGCTCGATCCGGCCGCCTGCCTGGCGCTGGAGGACTCCGAGAACGGCCTGCAGGCCGCGCTGGCGGCCGGCATTCCCACCCTGGTCACCGAGAGCTTCTATACCGAGGGCCAGGATTTCACCGGTGCCGCGGCGCTGCTCGATCAGCTGGGCGAGCCCGGACAGTCGTTCCGGGTGCTGGCCGGGGAGGTGCCCGAGGGGGAGATGGTGACCGTGCCCTGGCTGCGCGCGCTGCATGCAAGGGTGACAGGCGCATGA
- a CDS encoding response regulator: protein MQVTSLHLLLVEPSSTQARIVEGWLRDFGIRHLQRVQSGEAALETMAGQPPDLVISAMHLPGMTGSDLAVQMREDDRFRDTAFILISSETGFRYLEPLRQAGITAILPKPFDEPQLHTSLTAALHFLEPQPLDEGRFVPEELQVLLVDDLATARRFMRQILERMGIERIDEAGNGVEARDLIDCNFYDLIITDYHMPEMDGEALLNYIRNDSQQPSVPVLMVTSRAEGSRIAALQQAGVSAVFDKPFDVDSLRSMIESVLA from the coding sequence ATGCAGGTGACATCGCTGCACCTGTTGCTGGTCGAGCCTTCCTCGACCCAGGCGCGCATCGTGGAAGGCTGGCTCAGGGATTTTGGCATCCGCCACCTGCAACGGGTTCAGAGTGGCGAGGCCGCCCTGGAAACCATGGCCGGACAGCCGCCGGACCTGGTGATCAGCGCCATGCACCTGCCGGGCATGACCGGATCCGATCTGGCCGTGCAGATGCGCGAGGACGACCGCTTTCGCGACACCGCCTTCATCCTGATCAGCAGCGAGACCGGCTTCCGCTATCTGGAGCCGTTGCGCCAGGCCGGCATCACTGCCATCCTGCCCAAGCCCTTCGACGAACCGCAGTTGCATACCTCGCTCACAGCCGCGCTGCATTTCCTGGAACCGCAGCCGCTGGACGAGGGCCGTTTCGTACCGGAGGAACTACAGGTATTGCTGGTCGACGATCTGGCCACCGCGCGGCGCTTCATGCGCCAGATCCTTGAGCGCATGGGCATCGAGCGCATCGACGAGGCCGGCAACGGCGTCGAGGCGCGTGATCTCATCGACTGCAACTTCTACGACCTCATCATCACCGACTACCACATGCCGGAGATGGACGGCGAGGCCCTGCTCAACTACATCCGCAACGACAGCCAGCAGCCCAGCGTGCCGGTACTGATGGTCACCTCGCGCGCCGAGGGCTCGCGCATCGCGGCACTCCAGCAGGCGGGCGTCTCGGCTGTTTTCGACAAGCCCTTCGATGTGGACTCCTTGCGCAGCATGATCGAGTCCGTACTGGCCTGA
- a CDS encoding pyridoxal phosphate-dependent aminotransferase produces MNRERPAARLSAIRPFHVMRLLARARALEAAGRDIVHMEIGEPDFDTAAPIVEAGRAALAAGRTHYTPAAGLPALREAIAGHYQDEYGVAVDPARILVTPGASGALQLMMAALVDPGDRVLMSDPGYPCNRTFVRLFGGEPVAVPGEPETGYQLTPGLAEAHWGEGARAVLAASPANPTGAILSADDLAGLAALTRSRDARLIVDEIYQGLTYGVQAPTALAAGDDLFVLNSFSKYFGMTGWRLGWLVAPADWMEPLDVLAQNLFLAAPTPAQWAALAAFEPATREILEARRQAFAERRDFLLPAVRALGFRIARAPEGAFYLYADCSALTNDSYAFCERLLEAAGVALTPGIDFGDAAPERHVRFAYTTDISRLREGVDRIERFLRAEG; encoded by the coding sequence ATGAACCGCGAGCGGCCGGCCGCGCGGCTGTCGGCCATCCGGCCGTTCCATGTCATGCGGCTGCTGGCCCGGGCGCGCGCGTTGGAGGCGGCCGGCCGCGACATCGTGCACATGGAGATCGGCGAGCCCGACTTCGACACCGCCGCGCCCATTGTCGAGGCGGGGCGCGCGGCGCTGGCCGCGGGCCGCACCCACTACACCCCGGCGGCCGGCCTGCCTGCGCTGCGCGAGGCCATTGCCGGCCACTATCAGGATGAATACGGCGTAGCGGTCGATCCCGCGCGCATCCTGGTCACACCGGGTGCATCCGGTGCCCTGCAGCTCATGATGGCGGCGCTGGTCGACCCCGGCGACCGGGTGCTGATGAGCGACCCCGGCTATCCCTGCAACCGCACCTTCGTGCGCCTGTTCGGCGGCGAACCGGTGGCGGTGCCGGGCGAGCCCGAGACCGGCTACCAGCTCACCCCGGGTCTTGCCGAGGCCCACTGGGGCGAGGGCGCGCGGGCGGTGCTCGCGGCCTCTCCGGCCAATCCGACCGGGGCCATCCTGTCGGCCGACGATCTGGCCGGGCTGGCCGCACTGACGCGCAGCCGCGACGCCCGACTCATCGTCGACGAGATCTACCAGGGTCTCACCTATGGCGTGCAGGCGCCCACGGCGCTGGCCGCCGGCGACGACCTCTTTGTGCTCAACAGCTTTTCCAAGTACTTCGGCATGACCGGCTGGCGGCTGGGCTGGCTGGTGGCGCCCGCAGACTGGATGGAACCGCTGGACGTGCTGGCGCAGAACCTGTTCCTGGCCGCGCCCACGCCGGCACAGTGGGCGGCACTGGCGGCCTTCGAGCCGGCGACCCGGGAGATCCTCGAGGCTCGTCGCCAGGCCTTTGCCGAGCGCCGGGATTTCCTGCTGCCGGCAGTCCGCGCGCTCGGTTTCCGCATCGCCCGCGCGCCGGAAGGGGCCTTCTATCTCTATGCCGACTGCAGCGCGCTCACCAATGACAGCTATGCCTTCTGCGAGCGCCTGCTGGAGGCGGCCGGCGTGGCGCTGACGCCCGGCATCGACTTCGGCGACGCCGCGCCGGAAAGGCATGTGCGTTTCGCCTACACCACCGACATCAGCCGCCTGCG
- the gluQRS gene encoding tRNA glutamyl-Q(34) synthetase GluQRS translates to MTDRGPDATPPYRGRFAPSPTGPLHFGSLVAALASCLDARAAGGEWLLRMEDVDRTREVPGAADAILRALDAFGFEWDGPVMYQQHRAPAYRTALERLLAAGHAFPCACTRRELEAHARPGPEGRIYPGTCREGLPSGREARAVRVRVEDAAVRFQDRLLGPQVQDLAAEVGDFVIRRGDGLFAYQLAVVVDDAEQGITHVVRGSDLLGSTPRQIHLQRLLGLPTPRYLHLPVAVDTRGVKLSKQTGAPPVDPKRPLAALCAALRFLGHAPPAEICSGPLDDFWRWAIDHWSVDRLPRRKSIEVSESPAAR, encoded by the coding sequence ATGACCGACCGCGGCCCTGACGCCACCCCACCCTACCGCGGGCGTTTCGCGCCCTCCCCGACCGGGCCCCTGCACTTCGGCTCGCTGGTGGCCGCCCTGGCGAGCTGCCTGGATGCGCGCGCCGCCGGCGGCGAATGGCTGCTGCGCATGGAAGACGTCGACCGCACGCGCGAGGTTCCGGGCGCGGCGGACGCCATCCTCCGTGCGCTGGATGCCTTCGGCTTCGAGTGGGATGGCCCGGTGATGTACCAGCAGCACCGCGCCCCGGCCTATCGGACCGCACTCGAGCGCCTGCTGGCCGCCGGTCACGCCTTCCCCTGTGCCTGCACCCGGCGGGAACTCGAGGCCCATGCCCGGCCCGGGCCGGAGGGGCGCATCTATCCCGGCACCTGCCGCGAGGGCCTGCCATCGGGACGCGAGGCGCGCGCCGTGCGCGTGCGGGTCGAGGATGCAGCCGTCCGCTTCCAGGACCGGCTGCTGGGCCCCCAGGTCCAGGATCTCGCCGCCGAGGTCGGCGATTTCGTCATTCGTCGTGGCGATGGCCTGTTCGCCTACCAGCTCGCGGTGGTGGTGGACGATGCCGAACAGGGCATCACCCACGTGGTGCGCGGCAGTGACCTGCTCGGTTCCACACCGCGGCAGATCCACCTGCAGCGACTGCTCGGCCTGCCGACACCGCGTTACCTGCACCTGCCGGTCGCGGTCGATACCCGCGGCGTGAAGCTCAGCAAGCAGACCGGCGCCCCGCCCGTGGACCCTAAACGGCCGCTGGCCGCTCTGTGCGCCGCACTGCGCTTCCTCGGCCATGCGCCACCGGCGGAAATCTGCAGCGGCCCGCTGGACGACTTCTGGCGATGGGCCATCGACCACTGGTCCGTCGACCGCCTGCCGCGTCGGAAATCGATCGAGGTTTCGGAGTCCCCGGCAGCCCGCTAG
- the dksA gene encoding RNA polymerase-binding protein DksA — MKKAPAKKAAAKKKAVAKKKVAAKKAPARKAAAKKTVAGKRPPAKKKAARKQAPSTRTPHGTIVDDIAPYEESAGEEYMNEAQRAHFRDILLAWKRELMEEVDRTVHHMQDEAANFPDPNDRATQESEFSMELRTRDRERKLIKKIDEALDKLEHNEYGWCDSCGVEIGIRRLEARPTATLCIDCKTLDEIREKHLGK; from the coding sequence GTGAAGAAGGCACCGGCGAAAAAGGCAGCAGCGAAGAAGAAGGCCGTGGCCAAGAAGAAGGTCGCAGCGAAGAAGGCACCGGCAAGGAAGGCAGCAGCGAAGAAGACCGTGGCAGGAAAGAGGCCACCGGCGAAGAAGAAGGCCGCCCGCAAGCAGGCCCCCTCCACCCGCACGCCGCATGGCACCATCGTCGACGACATCGCCCCCTACGAGGAGAGCGCCGGCGAGGAGTACATGAACGAGGCGCAGCGCGCCCACTTCCGCGACATCCTGCTTGCCTGGAAGCGCGAGCTGATGGAAGAGGTCGACCGCACCGTGCATCACATGCAGGACGAGGCCGCCAATTTCCCGGATCCCAACGATCGTGCGACCCAGGAATCCGAGTTCAGCATGGAGCTGCGCACCCGCGACCGCGAGCGCAAGCTGATCAAGAAGATCGACGAGGCACTGGACAAGCTGGAGCACAACGAATACGGCTGGTGCGATTCCTGCGGTGTCGAGATCGGCATCCGCCGCCTGGAGGCACGGCCGACGGCGACCCTGTGCATCGACTGCAAGACGCTGGATGAGATTCGCGAGAAGCATCTCGGCAAGTGA
- the acs gene encoding acetate--CoA ligase has protein sequence MSESKVYPVPESFARKAWIDAESYETLYRRSVEDPEGFWAEQAERFLSWSKRWDRVLDWNYEEPKIRWFEGGKLNVAYNCLDRHLETRGDQTALIWEGDDPATDSRISYRELHEAVCRLGNALKARGVNKGDRVCIYMPMIPEACVAMLACARIGAVHSVVFGGFSPESLKDRILDSDCRVVITADEGVRGGRPVPLKANTDAALSECPDVHTVFVVRHTGGDIAWHEGRDVWYGEAVAAASTDCPCEEMDAEDPLFILYTSGSTGKPKGVLHTTGGYLLYAAITHKYVFDYHEGDIYWCTADVGWITGHTYIVYGPLANGAISLLFEGVPTWPDASRFWQVVDKHKVNIFYTAPTAIRALMREGDGPVKKTSRESLRLLGTVGEPINPEAWEWYYHVVGNGRCPIVDTWWQTETGGHLITPLPGATPLKPGSATRPFFGVVPAIVDNEGNILEGPCEGNLVITRPWPGQMRTVYGDHKRFRDTYFSTYPGMYFTGDGARRDEDGYYWITGRVDDVLNVSGHRLGTAEIESALVLHDAVAEAAVVGYPHDIKGQGIYAYVTLVKGVEPSDALRTELVELVRKEIGPIAKPDIIQWAPALPKTRSGKIMRRILRKIAANELDNLGDISTLADPGVVEELKANRAHR, from the coding sequence ATGTCCGAATCCAAGGTCTACCCGGTCCCCGAGTCCTTCGCGCGCAAGGCGTGGATCGACGCGGAGTCCTACGAAACCCTGTACCGGCGTTCGGTCGAGGATCCCGAAGGCTTCTGGGCCGAACAGGCCGAACGGTTCCTGAGCTGGTCGAAGCGCTGGGACCGGGTACTCGACTGGAACTACGAGGAACCGAAGATACGCTGGTTCGAGGGCGGCAAGCTCAATGTCGCCTACAACTGCCTCGACCGTCATCTGGAGACGCGCGGCGACCAGACGGCGTTGATCTGGGAAGGCGACGACCCCGCCACCGACAGCCGCATCAGCTACCGGGAACTGCACGAGGCCGTGTGCCGCCTGGGCAACGCCCTCAAGGCGCGCGGCGTGAACAAGGGCGACCGGGTCTGCATCTACATGCCCATGATCCCCGAGGCCTGCGTGGCCATGCTGGCCTGCGCACGCATCGGCGCCGTGCATTCGGTGGTGTTCGGCGGCTTCTCGCCGGAATCGCTCAAGGACCGCATCCTCGACTCCGACTGCCGCGTGGTCATCACCGCCGACGAGGGCGTGCGCGGCGGCAGGCCGGTTCCGCTCAAGGCCAACACCGATGCCGCGCTGAGCGAGTGCCCGGACGTGCATACCGTATTCGTGGTCCGGCACACCGGTGGCGACATCGCCTGGCACGAGGGGCGCGACGTCTGGTACGGCGAAGCCGTCGCAGCGGCCTCGACCGACTGCCCCTGCGAGGAGATGGACGCCGAGGACCCGCTGTTCATCCTCTATACCTCGGGCTCCACCGGCAAGCCCAAGGGCGTGCTGCACACCACCGGCGGCTACCTGCTGTACGCGGCCATCACCCACAAGTACGTGTTCGACTATCACGAGGGTGACATTTACTGGTGCACCGCCGACGTCGGCTGGATCACCGGCCATACCTACATCGTCTATGGACCTCTGGCCAACGGTGCCATCAGCCTGCTGTTCGAGGGTGTGCCCACCTGGCCGGATGCCTCGCGCTTCTGGCAGGTGGTGGACAAGCACAAGGTCAACATCTTCTACACCGCGCCCACCGCCATTCGCGCGCTGATGCGCGAGGGCGATGGACCCGTCAAAAAGACCTCGCGCGAAAGCCTGCGCCTGCTGGGCACCGTCGGCGAACCCATCAACCCCGAGGCCTGGGAGTGGTACTACCATGTGGTCGGCAACGGCCGCTGCCCCATCGTCGATACCTGGTGGCAGACCGAGACCGGCGGCCACCTGATCACCCCCCTGCCCGGCGCCACCCCGCTCAAGCCCGGTTCCGCCACCCGCCCCTTCTTCGGCGTGGTGCCGGCCATCGTCGACAACGAGGGCAACATTCTGGAGGGACCCTGCGAGGGCAACCTGGTCATCACCCGGCCCTGGCCAGGCCAGATGCGCACCGTTTACGGCGATCACAAGCGCTTCCGGGATACCTACTTCAGCACCTATCCCGGCATGTACTTTACCGGTGACGGCGCGCGCCGCGACGAGGACGGCTACTACTGGATCACCGGACGCGTCGACGACGTGCTCAACGTTTCCGGCCATCGCCTGGGCACGGCGGAAATCGAGAGCGCGCTGGTCCTGCATGACGCCGTGGCCGAGGCCGCCGTGGTCGGCTATCCGCACGACATCAAGGGCCAGGGCATCTATGCCTACGTAACGCTGGTCAAGGGCGTCGAACCCAGCGACGCCCTGAGGACAGAACTGGTGGAACTGGTGCGCAAGGAGATCGGTCCCATCGCCAAGCCCGATATCATCCAGTGGGCACCCGCCCTGCCCAAGACCCGCTCCGGCAAGATCATGCGCCGCATCCTGCGCAAGATCGCCGCCAACGAGCTGGACAACCTCGGCGACATCTCCACCCTGGCCGATCCGGGTGTCGTCGAGGAACTCAAGGCCAACCGTGCCCACCGCTGA